One window from the genome of Commensalibacter oyaizuii encodes:
- a CDS encoding TolC family outer membrane protein yields the protein MLNCRYLGISLLTFLVSSTAWAQNYDGSGSPNFVPHTLEEALATAYLTNPELQQERATLRATDENVSTAHAGWRPTIQTNLAGSIGNMTNTSVGQAQTIDPNTGRVVRGDYVQKARGQLGYNAGVTLSQPIYQGGKTTAQTHQAINQVMAERAKLLSTEQQIFQKVVQAYVGVIQGQQLLQININNEKVLSEQVKATHQRFKLGEITRTDTAQAEGALASARAQRQTAEGALREAQANYAQVVGIAPPPNLTPPQPLVLPVKTEQEAIAIATSNNPDVITALFTEAAQKAAVNVAISALMPKVNAQLTYQRTANQGTGNYETDNKMGTLQMTLPIYQSGSEYSAVRQARQQAQAAHKQVDAQRRAAMQLASSNWQKLQAAKASIASNRSSIAANIVALAGVEKQVVVGTSTTLEMLQQQQSLLNSQTALIQNLSTMVTASYDVAAAMGRLTAQDLKLNVPHYDYTAYYNAVKNRWWGINDYAQDQPGR from the coding sequence ATGTTAAATTGTCGGTACTTAGGGATTAGTTTGCTTACTTTTTTAGTAAGTTCAACAGCTTGGGCACAAAATTATGATGGCTCAGGATCACCAAATTTTGTACCACATACCTTAGAAGAAGCACTGGCTACAGCCTATCTTACGAACCCTGAGCTTCAACAAGAACGGGCAACGTTAAGAGCAACTGACGAAAACGTTTCAACAGCCCATGCTGGTTGGCGACCAACTATCCAAACCAACCTTGCTGGTTCCATCGGTAATATGACCAATACATCTGTTGGACAAGCACAGACTATAGATCCAAATACAGGACGCGTTGTTAGAGGTGACTATGTTCAAAAAGCAAGAGGTCAATTGGGATATAATGCTGGGGTAACTTTATCGCAGCCAATTTATCAAGGCGGAAAAACAACAGCACAAACGCACCAAGCTATAAACCAAGTAATGGCCGAACGGGCAAAATTACTATCAACAGAACAACAAATTTTCCAAAAAGTTGTGCAGGCGTATGTTGGTGTTATCCAAGGACAACAACTATTACAAATTAATATTAATAACGAAAAAGTTCTAAGCGAGCAGGTTAAAGCAACACATCAACGCTTTAAACTGGGCGAAATCACTCGTACTGACACAGCCCAAGCAGAAGGTGCTCTGGCTTCTGCAAGAGCACAACGTCAAACTGCTGAAGGTGCATTAAGAGAAGCACAAGCAAACTATGCCCAAGTTGTTGGCATTGCACCTCCACCCAATTTAACCCCACCCCAACCTTTAGTTTTACCTGTAAAAACAGAACAAGAAGCCATAGCAATTGCGACATCAAATAATCCAGATGTTATTACTGCACTCTTTACAGAAGCAGCTCAAAAAGCAGCTGTCAATGTTGCGATCTCTGCCCTTATGCCCAAAGTAAATGCACAACTCACTTATCAAAGAACAGCCAATCAAGGGACAGGAAATTACGAAACCGATAATAAAATGGGTACGTTACAAATGACTCTTCCTATTTATCAAAGTGGTTCTGAATACTCTGCTGTACGACAAGCCCGCCAACAAGCACAAGCAGCGCATAAACAAGTGGATGCACAACGTCGTGCTGCAATGCAACTGGCATCCAGTAACTGGCAAAAATTACAGGCTGCAAAAGCTTCTATCGCAAGTAATCGATCTTCTATCGCTGCGAATATTGTTGCTTTGGCTGGCGTGGAAAAACAAGTGGTGGTTGGAACCAGTACAACATTGGAAATGTTGCAACAACAACAAAGTTTACTTAACTCTCAAACTGCTTTAATCCAAAATCTGAGTACGATGGTTACTGCATCTTATGATGTAGCGGCCGCTATGGGGCGTCTTACGGCACAAGACTTGAAATTAAACGTACCACATTATGATTATACCGCCTATTATAACGCCGTTAAAAACAGATGGTGGGGCATTAACGACTATGCACAAGACCAACCTGGACGTTAG
- a CDS encoding valine--tRNA ligase, which produces MSDKKFTPSAVENDLYQIWEEAGFFSAHPEDNNKKPFAIMIPPPNVTGTLHIGHALTMTLQDTLIRWRRMQGYDTLWQPGTDHAGISAQLVVDRKLNEQGIDRKTIGRKKFIDHVWQWKAESGGEITKQLRRLGASLDWQRERFTMDEGLSEAVKKVFVTLYREGLIYQDKRLVNWDPNFRSAVSDLEVENKEVNGSLWYIRYPIENSTDEFITIATTRPETMLGDVAVAVHPENERYKNLIGKMIVLPLTGRIIPIIADEYSDPEKGTGAVKITPAHDFNDFEVGKRHNLKLITILDESAAIDLSELEVGEQSEFVKSLAGLPRDKARKKILAELEKLGLLEKIEPHKNQVPHAERGGAIIEPRLTTQWYCDAKTLAKPAIEAVQTGKIKFVPKQWENTFFSWMRDLQPWCISRQLWWGHQIPAWYGPDNTVFVAYDEKEAKEQAFNHYGKEEILRRDEDVLDTWFSSALWPFSTQGWPNQTAELNRYYPGNVLITGFDIIFFWVARMMMMGMHFMKDVPFETVYLHGLVRDEKGQKMSKTKGNGIDPLEVIEEFGADAMRFTVCALTGPGRDIKLGKRRIEEYRSFITKLWNAARFCEMNEVHYDAKFSINDVKLALNRWILGELSKAIENATAALESFRYDEYASVCYHFTWDKFCDWFLEFAKSAFQNADRTVVHETRAVAGIVLKTLLQILHPVIPFVTETLWAEFKFGRKGSLMVSEWPKAASFTSVITDDSTAEINWAIKFISEIRTLRAEMNVPPAKFIPALLKDANQQTVHYATVWADAIRRMARIDTIKPLIDSIPQGSAQAIINEATVILPLGDIIDIEEEKKRLTKELAKTSDEIEKLNTKLSNENFLAKARPDVIQESRGRLAELTNDQHRIQNALKHFE; this is translated from the coding sequence ATGTCAGACAAAAAATTTACGCCTTCTGCTGTTGAAAATGATCTATATCAGATTTGGGAGGAGGCAGGTTTTTTCTCTGCACATCCTGAAGATAACAACAAAAAACCATTTGCTATTATGATCCCCCCACCAAATGTAACAGGTACATTACATATTGGGCATGCCTTAACCATGACATTGCAAGACACCTTAATTCGTTGGCGTCGAATGCAAGGATATGACACCTTATGGCAGCCAGGAACAGATCATGCTGGGATTTCAGCCCAATTAGTTGTTGATCGTAAATTAAATGAACAAGGAATTGATCGTAAAACAATTGGACGCAAAAAATTTATAGACCATGTTTGGCAATGGAAAGCCGAATCAGGTGGAGAAATTACAAAGCAACTCCGACGTCTGGGGGCTTCACTAGATTGGCAGCGTGAACGCTTTACAATGGATGAAGGATTATCAGAAGCTGTCAAAAAAGTTTTCGTTACCCTTTATCGAGAAGGGTTGATTTATCAAGATAAGCGATTAGTAAATTGGGATCCCAATTTCCGTTCAGCAGTTTCTGATTTAGAAGTTGAAAACAAGGAAGTTAATGGAAGCCTTTGGTATATACGATATCCCATTGAAAACAGCACTGATGAATTTATTACCATTGCCACCACCCGCCCTGAAACAATGTTGGGTGATGTCGCTGTTGCCGTCCATCCAGAGAATGAACGATATAAAAACCTTATTGGTAAAATGATCGTTTTGCCCCTAACTGGTCGCATAATCCCCATCATTGCAGATGAGTATTCTGACCCTGAAAAAGGAACAGGTGCAGTAAAAATTACACCGGCTCATGACTTTAATGACTTTGAAGTTGGTAAAAGACACAATTTAAAACTAATTACGATCTTAGATGAAAGTGCTGCTATTGATCTAAGCGAGCTTGAGGTTGGTGAGCAATCTGAGTTTGTTAAATCTTTAGCAGGGCTTCCTCGTGATAAAGCAAGGAAAAAAATTCTTGCTGAACTCGAAAAACTTGGCCTATTAGAGAAAATTGAACCGCACAAAAATCAAGTTCCCCATGCCGAACGAGGCGGGGCGATTATTGAGCCAAGGCTGACCACCCAATGGTACTGCGATGCAAAGACACTTGCAAAACCAGCAATTGAAGCCGTGCAAACAGGGAAGATTAAATTTGTTCCTAAACAATGGGAAAATACATTTTTCTCATGGATGAGGGATCTGCAACCTTGGTGTATCAGCCGACAATTATGGTGGGGGCATCAAATACCTGCATGGTATGGACCAGATAATACTGTATTTGTTGCCTACGATGAAAAGGAAGCAAAAGAACAAGCTTTTAACCATTACGGTAAAGAAGAAATATTACGTCGCGATGAAGATGTTTTAGATACTTGGTTTTCTTCTGCTTTATGGCCATTTTCAACTCAAGGTTGGCCAAATCAAACCGCAGAGTTGAACCGTTATTATCCAGGAAACGTTTTAATTACTGGATTTGATATCATTTTCTTCTGGGTGGCCAGAATGATGATGATGGGAATGCACTTTATGAAAGACGTTCCTTTTGAGACAGTTTATTTGCATGGATTGGTTCGTGACGAAAAAGGGCAGAAAATGTCCAAAACTAAGGGAAATGGAATTGATCCCTTAGAAGTCATTGAAGAATTCGGCGCAGATGCAATGCGCTTTACAGTATGCGCTTTGACCGGACCAGGTCGGGATATCAAGCTTGGCAAAAGACGTATTGAGGAATACCGTTCTTTTATAACCAAATTATGGAATGCGGCACGTTTTTGCGAGATGAATGAAGTCCATTACGATGCTAAATTCTCTATTAACGATGTTAAACTTGCTTTAAATCGATGGATTCTGGGCGAGTTATCAAAAGCAATCGAAAATGCTACTGCTGCTTTAGAATCTTTTCGTTATGATGAGTATGCATCTGTTTGCTATCACTTCACTTGGGACAAATTTTGTGATTGGTTCCTTGAATTTGCAAAATCAGCTTTTCAAAATGCTGATCGCACAGTTGTTCACGAAACCCGTGCTGTGGCGGGAATTGTATTAAAAACCTTATTACAAATTCTTCACCCAGTTATTCCCTTTGTTACAGAAACCCTATGGGCAGAATTTAAATTTGGACGTAAGGGGTCATTAATGGTTTCTGAATGGCCAAAGGCTGCATCTTTTACGTCCGTAATTACAGATGATTCGACTGCTGAAATAAATTGGGCAATTAAATTTATTTCAGAAATAAGAACACTGCGCGCAGAAATGAATGTACCACCAGCTAAGTTCATTCCAGCGCTTTTAAAAGATGCAAATCAACAGACCGTTCATTATGCAACCGTATGGGCTGATGCCATCAGACGTATGGCAAGAATCGATACTATTAAACCTCTTATTGATTCTATTCCACAAGGATCTGCCCAAGCTATTATTAATGAGGCGACCGTTATCTTACCTTTGGGCGACATCATTGATATAGAAGAAGAGAAAAAACGATTAACTAAGGAATTAGCAAAAACTTCTGATGAGATTGAGAAATTAAATACCAAATTATCAAATGAAAACTTCTTGGCAAAAGCACGCCCTGACGTTATTCAAGAAAGTCGTGGTCGGTTGGCTGAATTAACCAACGACCAACATCGCATTCAAAACGCCTTAAAACATTTTGAATAA
- the msrA gene encoding peptide-methionine (S)-S-oxide reductase MsrA — translation MKQQTNSTSIETIVFGGGCFWCVEAMLKNFQHIHAIQPGYAGGHTLNPTYKEVYTDTTGHAEVVKVTFDNSGISLEDLLRLFFLIHDPTTLNAQGHDKGTRYRSIILPATKQQEESAVFIKNEITKSKIWENPIVTEIKLLDHFYPAEKEHENYFELHPEVAYCQAVIAPKVLKVRKEFSDYLKK, via the coding sequence ATGAAACAACAAACAAATTCAACCTCTATAGAGACCATCGTTTTTGGTGGTGGGTGTTTCTGGTGCGTTGAGGCAATGTTAAAGAATTTTCAACACATTCACGCAATTCAACCAGGTTACGCAGGCGGTCATACGTTAAATCCGACTTATAAGGAAGTATATACCGATACAACAGGGCATGCAGAAGTTGTTAAGGTAACATTCGATAACTCTGGAATTTCACTGGAGGATCTGCTGCGTTTATTTTTTCTGATCCACGACCCAACCACTTTAAATGCTCAAGGTCATGATAAGGGAACGCGCTATCGTTCAATTATTTTACCAGCAACAAAACAACAAGAAGAGTCGGCAGTTTTTATTAAAAATGAAATAACCAAATCCAAAATTTGGGAGAACCCCATCGTAACAGAGATAAAATTGCTGGATCATTTTTACCCTGCTGAAAAGGAACATGAAAACTATTTTGAATTGCACCCCGAAGTTGCTTATTGCCAAGCAGTTATTGCCCCCAAGGTGCTAAAAGTTAGAAAAGAATTCTCTGATTATTTAAAAAAATAA
- a CDS encoding ABC transporter ATP-binding protein codes for MNNQEILVQIKNCQQAYPKDNNSQLVVLDDVNITIKTGEIVGLLGRSGSGKSTLLRIMAGLLTPTQGEVKWKDKLLSGPAEGIAMVFQSFALFPWLTVQDNVQLGLEAKGVARKEREQLAEDAIDLIGLGGYEKAYPKELSGGMRQRVGLARALVVHPDLLLMDEAFSALDVLTAENLRTDLIDLWMEQKLPVKSMLMVTHNIEEAVLMCDRILIFSSNPGRVVHELEVKFPHPRNRENAAFRQFVDHVYTLMTHRDPTTNLNTLNAQANDQKGFQALPRMSMNLMIGMLEALQAEPYLGRADLPKLAQSLQMELDDLLPIGETLQILEFADVAEGDITLTELGKQLVNSEIDDRKDIFRKTIVKNIALIRSIRNVLDERGNHKASAERFRDELKDTMSPEYARHTLSTIIGWARYAEIFDFDEESDQFFLDEDDKTVRE; via the coding sequence ATGAATAATCAAGAAATTCTAGTTCAAATTAAAAATTGTCAACAGGCCTATCCAAAAGACAATAATTCCCAATTGGTTGTTTTGGATGATGTCAATATCACCATTAAAACAGGCGAGATTGTTGGATTGTTGGGACGTTCTGGTTCTGGTAAGTCAACATTATTGCGTATTATGGCAGGATTACTTACCCCCACCCAAGGAGAGGTGAAATGGAAGGATAAATTATTGTCAGGCCCTGCTGAGGGGATTGCGATGGTTTTTCAATCTTTTGCTTTATTTCCTTGGTTGACCGTGCAAGACAATGTGCAGTTAGGATTAGAGGCCAAAGGTGTTGCCCGTAAAGAACGTGAACAATTGGCCGAGGATGCAATTGATTTGATCGGTCTTGGGGGATATGAAAAAGCATACCCAAAGGAATTATCTGGAGGTATGCGTCAACGGGTTGGTCTGGCCCGAGCCCTAGTGGTGCATCCTGATTTATTGTTAATGGATGAAGCCTTCTCGGCGTTGGATGTATTGACTGCCGAAAATCTTAGAACGGATTTGATTGACTTATGGATGGAACAAAAACTTCCTGTTAAATCAATGTTAATGGTTACCCATAATATTGAAGAAGCTGTTTTAATGTGTGATCGCATATTAATCTTCTCTTCAAATCCAGGTCGGGTTGTTCATGAATTGGAAGTTAAATTCCCCCACCCTCGTAACAGGGAAAATGCAGCGTTTCGTCAATTCGTTGACCATGTTTATACATTGATGACACATCGTGATCCGACTACAAATTTAAACACGTTGAATGCCCAAGCAAACGATCAAAAAGGCTTTCAAGCCCTGCCCCGTATGTCAATGAACTTAATGATTGGGATGCTTGAGGCTTTGCAAGCTGAACCTTATTTGGGTCGTGCAGATTTGCCCAAACTAGCGCAAAGCTTACAGATGGAACTGGATGATTTGCTGCCTATTGGGGAAACACTGCAAATTTTGGAATTTGCTGATGTTGCTGAAGGGGATATCACCCTGACTGAACTAGGAAAACAGCTGGTAAATTCTGAAATTGATGACCGTAAAGACATATTTAGAAAAACAATTGTAAAGAACATAGCTCTTATTCGTTCCATTCGTAATGTATTAGATGAACGGGGAAATCATAAGGCCAGTGCCGAGCGATTCAGAGACGAGTTGAAAGATACAATGTCTCCTGAATATGCTCGACACACGTTGTCAACCATCATTGGTTGGGCACGTTATGCCGAGATATTCGACTTTGATGAAGAGTCCGATCAATTCTTCTTGGACGAAGATGACAAAACGGTTCGGGAATAA
- a CDS encoding ABC transporter permease, giving the protein MARDNIPASVTARGKPNVFDVITILCVMALGVYVASVTRQILQPMNMPQAQAIHLDLSYLPEYSLRTMLRMFLALIASVVFTFIFATMAAKSKRAARIIIPILDVLQSVPVLGFLTFTVTFFLALFPGRVLGPELAAVFAIFTSQVWNMTFSMYQALKTLPSDLDEAAKCFGLTSWQRFWKVEVPIAIPGLIWNTMMSMSGGWFMIVYSETITIGDTNIILPGIGSYVGAAIDHKDIHAIFYAVAAMFLVILAYDQLLFRPLVAWSEKFRFENVAAEKDTTPWLLRLMYNTSFIRWGTDRIADICHQIAILPIGKKPSSKSLFSRSGGSQLTTILYALLCIAIGAGAAYYIYITVYTELSISEVIYAFKLGLITLLRVVVMVGVATVIWLPVGIWLGLRPKYAKITQIVAQFMASFPANLLFPFVVMGIVHFHLSTNIWLTPLIILGTQWYILFNVVGGASTFPGDLREVAINFKVKGWLWWFKVMIPAVFPYYVTGALTAFGGAWNASIAAELVSWGSTTLEAEGLGAYIAQATNDGNGFKVGLGMIVMSTFVILFNRVVWHPLYDYAQRRLSLS; this is encoded by the coding sequence ATGGCAAGAGATAATATCCCCGCCAGCGTTACAGCGCGTGGAAAACCAAACGTTTTTGATGTGATCACAATTCTTTGTGTAATGGCATTAGGCGTTTATGTGGCATCTGTAACGCGGCAAATCTTACAACCCATGAATATGCCTCAAGCTCAGGCAATTCATCTTGATTTATCCTATTTACCAGAATATTCATTGCGCACAATGTTGCGTATGTTCTTGGCATTGATTGCTTCTGTTGTTTTTACGTTTATTTTTGCGACAATGGCAGCGAAAAGCAAAAGAGCAGCAAGAATCATTATTCCGATTTTGGATGTTTTACAATCCGTTCCTGTATTAGGGTTTTTAACTTTTACCGTTACTTTTTTCTTGGCATTATTTCCTGGTCGTGTCTTGGGACCTGAATTAGCGGCAGTTTTTGCTATTTTTACTAGCCAAGTCTGGAATATGACATTCAGTATGTATCAGGCACTAAAAACGCTGCCAAGTGATTTGGATGAGGCTGCAAAATGTTTCGGGCTAACCAGTTGGCAACGTTTTTGGAAAGTTGAGGTTCCCATTGCAATACCAGGGTTAATTTGGAATACAATGATGTCCATGTCTGGTGGATGGTTTATGATTGTATATTCCGAAACCATTACTATTGGGGATACGAATATTATATTGCCAGGTATTGGATCGTATGTTGGTGCGGCGATTGATCACAAAGATATTCATGCAATATTTTATGCAGTAGCAGCGATGTTTTTGGTAATTCTGGCCTATGATCAATTGCTTTTTAGGCCTTTGGTTGCATGGTCAGAGAAATTTCGTTTTGAAAATGTTGCTGCCGAAAAAGACACCACCCCTTGGTTATTAAGACTGATGTATAATACCAGTTTTATTCGTTGGGGGACAGATCGTATTGCGGATATATGTCATCAAATCGCAATACTACCCATAGGTAAAAAACCATCAAGTAAGTCATTGTTCAGCCGTAGTGGTGGATCACAATTAACCACCATACTATACGCGTTGTTGTGCATCGCTATTGGTGCTGGTGCAGCCTATTACATATATATTACGGTATATACAGAGCTTTCGATATCAGAAGTGATTTATGCCTTTAAATTGGGATTAATCACATTATTACGGGTTGTTGTAATGGTTGGGGTTGCAACGGTTATCTGGTTGCCTGTGGGGATTTGGTTAGGACTTCGTCCGAAATATGCGAAAATTACTCAAATTGTTGCACAATTCATGGCTAGCTTCCCGGCCAATCTGTTATTCCCCTTCGTCGTAATGGGTATTGTTCATTTCCATCTAAGTACGAATATCTGGTTGACACCACTAATTATTTTGGGAACTCAATGGTATATTCTCTTTAACGTTGTGGGGGGAGCCTCTACTTTTCCTGGTGATTTAAGAGAAGTCGCCATTAATTTTAAAGTTAAAGGTTGGTTGTGGTGGTTTAAAGTCATGATCCCTGCAGTTTTCCCTTATTACGTTACGGGGGCTTTAACTGCTTTTGGTGGAGCTTGGAATGCTTCTATTGCTGCTGAATTGGTCAGTTGGGGATCAACAACGCTAGAGGCCGAAGGTTTAGGGGCGTATATTGCTCAGGCAACTAATGATGGCAATGGCTTTAAAGTTGGTTTGGGAATGATTGTCATGTCGACATTTGTTATTTTGTTTAATCGTGTTGTTTGGCATCCTTTGTATGACTATGCTCAACGCCGTTTGTCCTTGTCGTAA
- the dut gene encoding dUTP diphosphatase, protein MTLTPFPTILVKRLAHAKDLPLPAYATAGAAGMDLLAAVTESLTLLPQQRILIPTGLQIALPAGYELQIRPRSGLALKHGIILPNSPGTIDEDYRGEIKVIILNTDKEAFVIERGMRIAQAVLAPVVRGVWQESDILEDTERSSGGFGSTGTSILR, encoded by the coding sequence ATGACATTAACACCCTTCCCGACTATTTTGGTGAAACGTTTGGCACATGCCAAAGATTTGCCTCTGCCCGCTTATGCGACTGCTGGTGCGGCAGGTATGGATTTATTAGCCGCTGTAACCGAATCGCTTACTTTGTTACCTCAACAAAGAATTTTGATTCCAACAGGTTTACAAATTGCTTTGCCAGCAGGCTATGAATTACAAATTCGCCCTCGCTCTGGATTGGCATTAAAGCACGGAATAATCCTTCCCAACTCCCCAGGGACGATTGATGAGGATTACCGCGGGGAAATTAAAGTTATTATTTTAAATACAGACAAAGAAGCTTTTGTTATTGAACGCGGCATGCGCATTGCGCAAGCTGTGCTTGCCCCTGTGGTTCGAGGTGTGTGGCAGGAAAGCGATATTTTAGAAGATACAGAACGATCGTCTGGCGGATTTGGTAGTACTGGGACTAGTATCCTAAGGTAA
- the coaBC gene encoding bifunctional phosphopantothenoylcysteine decarboxylase/phosphopantothenate--cysteine ligase CoaBC, with product MKKRILLIISGGIAAYKALELIRLLRGQGMEVKCILTQGGAEFITPLSVQTLSGQEVYQDLFSLTQTNEIEHIWLSRQADMVVIYPASADLMAKMSTGCADDLASALLLATPSTCPVFIAPAMNVAMWENVATQENYQRLCNRGYHFIGPDCGDMACGEFGYGRLVAPDVMIQAIQDYFLSSQALIGKKALVTAGPTYEPIDPVRFIGNYSSGRQGYAIAECLRDAGAEVTLISGPVALDAPTNIKVVSVTTAQEMLDACAAHLPVDIAVMTAAVSDWRVKDFSNVKIKKGENAPPPTFEMVTNPDILAWISQDAPIRPQLVVGFAAETNDLLDNAQVKRKRKNCDWIVVNDVNPNTKIMGGVENEVTILSSSGKQHLKRASKKDIGRLLTQKIIQFFNV from the coding sequence ATGAAAAAAAGAATTTTATTGATTATTAGTGGTGGTATAGCAGCTTATAAAGCGCTTGAGCTTATTCGATTATTACGTGGCCAGGGAATGGAGGTGAAGTGCATTTTGACCCAAGGTGGTGCGGAATTTATAACACCTCTTTCTGTACAAACTTTAAGCGGACAAGAAGTCTATCAAGATCTATTTTCCTTAACCCAAACAAATGAAATTGAACATATATGGCTGTCCCGTCAGGCCGATATGGTGGTTATTTATCCTGCCAGTGCTGATTTAATGGCAAAAATGTCGACGGGTTGTGCTGATGACCTAGCCTCTGCCTTGTTGCTGGCAACACCGTCAACATGTCCTGTATTTATCGCCCCAGCAATGAATGTTGCCATGTGGGAAAACGTTGCTACTCAGGAAAATTATCAGCGTCTTTGTAATCGTGGTTATCATTTTATTGGTCCTGATTGTGGTGATATGGCATGTGGCGAATTTGGTTATGGTCGCTTGGTTGCCCCAGACGTGATGATACAGGCTATTCAAGATTATTTTCTATCTTCTCAGGCACTGATAGGCAAAAAAGCACTAGTAACTGCGGGGCCAACTTATGAACCTATTGATCCTGTTAGGTTTATAGGAAATTATTCTTCTGGCCGTCAGGGATATGCAATCGCTGAGTGTTTGCGCGATGCAGGTGCAGAGGTAACATTGATTTCAGGTCCCGTTGCATTAGATGCGCCCACGAATATAAAAGTGGTATCTGTTACAACTGCACAGGAAATGTTGGATGCTTGTGCTGCACATTTGCCAGTTGATATTGCTGTTATGACGGCTGCAGTATCAGATTGGCGGGTCAAAGATTTTTCAAATGTGAAAATAAAAAAGGGCGAAAATGCCCCTCCTCCCACTTTTGAAATGGTGACAAATCCAGATATTTTGGCTTGGATCTCTCAAGATGCCCCTATCCGCCCCCAACTGGTTGTCGGATTTGCTGCTGAAACAAATGATTTACTGGACAATGCACAAGTCAAAAGAAAACGTAAAAATTGCGACTGGATTGTTGTCAATGATGTTAATCCCAATACAAAAATTATGGGAGGAGTCGAAAATGAGGTGACAATTTTATCATCCTCTGGTAAGCAACACTTGAAAAGGGCCAGTAAAAAGGATATTGGTCGTTTGTTAACCCAAAAAATCATCCAGTTTTTCAACGTCTAA
- a CDS encoding class I SAM-dependent methyltransferase translates to MNNNSNHSSFEAEDQVTDFGFRKVDQKEKPSMVKAVFDSVAPKYDIMNDLMSLGIHRVWKQIFIQELAPRPNLTLLDLAGGTGDISFGWLKRGGGTAYLTDINYSMLSVGQGRALNRGYVDNIRLFCVDGENICLPDRSVDRVTISFGLRNCTHKENVLAEARRVLKPGGRFLCLEFSKLIIPMLRPLYDAWSFQALPRIGQIIAKDSESYQYLAESIRTFPDQETLKSMMENAGLERVTYQNLSGGIAAIHSGWRI, encoded by the coding sequence ATGAATAATAATAGTAATCATTCTTCTTTTGAAGCAGAAGATCAAGTCACAGATTTCGGGTTTCGCAAGGTTGATCAAAAAGAAAAACCTTCGATGGTCAAGGCTGTATTCGACAGTGTTGCACCCAAATATGATATCATGAACGATTTGATGTCGCTGGGTATTCATCGTGTATGGAAACAGATTTTTATTCAGGAACTGGCACCGCGTCCTAATTTAACCTTGTTGGATTTGGCTGGTGGAACAGGGGATATTAGTTTTGGCTGGTTAAAACGTGGTGGTGGCACAGCATACCTAACAGATATTAATTACAGTATGTTAAGTGTTGGCCAAGGTCGTGCATTAAACAGGGGATATGTTGACAATATTCGTTTATTTTGTGTTGATGGAGAAAATATTTGTTTGCCTGATCGCTCTGTTGATCGGGTTACGATTTCTTTTGGGTTGCGTAACTGCACGCACAAGGAAAATGTTTTGGCTGAGGCGCGGCGCGTTTTAAAGCCAGGGGGACGGTTTTTGTGTCTAGAGTTCTCAAAACTTATTATTCCGATGCTGCGACCTTTATATGATGCTTGGTCCTTTCAAGCGTTACCTCGTATAGGTCAAATTATTGCAAAGGACAGCGAAAGCTATCAATATTTAGCTGAGAGTATCCGAACATTTCCAGATCAAGAAACCTTGAAATCTATGATGGAAAATGCTGGTTTGGAACGGGTAACGTATCAAAATCTTTCAGGTGGTATTGCGGCCATTCATTCTGGGTGGCGTATTTAA